One genomic segment of Oceanibaculum indicum P24 includes these proteins:
- a CDS encoding COQ9 family protein translates to MDDLPTLRDALIEATLPHIAFDGWAAQALRHGAADLELPPEAVERAFPGGAADAVAHFIAKADREMLDALDKMDLPSMKVRERIATAIRVRLEQAADHKEAVRKALAFTALPQHAGLALKSLYRTVDAIWYAAGDTATDYNFYTKRALLAGVYSTTLLYWLEDKSEGHEATWAFLDRRIANVMSIPKLTGKLRGVAGKLPNPFLLFRGPKGGRRGPFRPAA, encoded by the coding sequence ATGGACGATCTTCCCACCCTGCGCGACGCGCTGATCGAGGCGACGCTGCCGCACATCGCCTTCGATGGATGGGCCGCGCAGGCGCTGCGCCATGGTGCTGCCGACCTGGAACTGCCGCCTGAAGCGGTCGAGCGCGCCTTCCCAGGCGGGGCGGCGGATGCGGTTGCGCATTTCATCGCCAAGGCTGACCGCGAGATGCTGGACGCGCTGGACAAGATGGACCTGCCGTCGATGAAGGTGCGCGAGCGTATCGCCACTGCGATCCGCGTGCGGCTGGAACAGGCCGCCGACCACAAGGAAGCGGTGCGCAAGGCGCTCGCCTTCACCGCCCTGCCGCAGCATGCCGGCCTGGCGCTGAAATCGCTCTACCGCACGGTGGATGCCATCTGGTACGCGGCGGGCGACACCGCCACGGACTATAATTTCTATACCAAGCGCGCCCTGCTGGCCGGCGTCTATTCCACGACGCTGCTGTACTGGCTGGAGGACAAGTCGGAAGGGCACGAGGCGACATGGGCCTTCCTCGACCGGCGTATCGCCAATGTGATGAGCATTCCGAAGCTGACCGGCAAGCTGCGCGGCGTGGCGGGCAAGCTGCCCAACCCGTTCCTGCTGTTCCGGGGACCGAAGGGCGGGCGGCGCGGCCCGTTCCGGCCAGCTGCCTAA
- the def gene encoding peptide deformylase, whose translation MSIKPILRMGHPVLARIADPVQNPASPAIAALVEDLKDSLAAVGGTGLAAPQIGVPLRVVIFAVPPHRTTGAPDDQPQELIELINPEIAPLGDEIALGWEGCLSIPGMRGEVPRPARIRYRGLRLDGTMVEREVGGFHARVVQHECDHLDGMLYPMRMTDMRSFGFTDELIAAGTAAPFPQPAKVS comes from the coding sequence ATGAGCATAAAACCGATCCTGCGCATGGGCCACCCCGTGCTGGCCCGCATTGCCGACCCGGTCCAGAACCCGGCCAGCCCCGCCATCGCCGCGCTGGTGGAGGATCTGAAGGACAGCCTGGCCGCCGTCGGCGGCACCGGCCTTGCTGCACCGCAGATCGGCGTGCCGCTGCGCGTCGTCATCTTCGCCGTGCCGCCGCACCGCACGACGGGGGCACCGGACGACCAGCCACAAGAGCTGATCGAGCTGATCAACCCGGAGATCGCGCCGCTGGGCGATGAGATCGCGCTAGGCTGGGAAGGCTGCCTGTCGATCCCCGGCATGCGCGGCGAGGTGCCGCGCCCCGCGCGTATCCGCTATCGCGGGCTGCGCCTCGATGGCACGATGGTGGAGCGTGAGGTTGGCGGCTTTCATGCCCGTGTCGTGCAGCATGAGTGCGACCATCTGGACGGGATGCTCTACCCCATGCGCATGACCGATATGCGAAGCTTCGGCTTCACCGACGAACTGATCGCCGCCGGTACGGCGGCCCCGTTTCCGCAACCGGCAAAGGTGTCCTGA
- the rpsU gene encoding 30S ribosomal protein S21, which produces MQVVVRDNNVDQALRALKKKMQREGVFREMKLRRNYEKPSEKRAREKAEAVRRHRKLLRKRLEREGF; this is translated from the coding sequence GTGCAAGTAGTCGTCCGTGACAATAACGTCGATCAGGCCCTCCGCGCCCTCAAGAAGAAGATGCAGCGCGAAGGTGTCTTCCGGGAGATGAAGCTGCGCCGTAACTACGAAAAGCCGTCCGAGAAGCGCGCCCGCGAAAAGGCGGAAGCCGTGCGCCGGCATCGTAAGCTGCTGCGCAAGCGCCTGGAGCGCGAGGGCTTCTAA
- a CDS encoding GNAT family N-acetyltransferase: MTDIRLRLAGAEDIPAIAGLIRDIDLYYRSPDVQTVEATEAKLRQHDFGGTAKFEILLAEADDGEGWQAAGIATLATLYSTNASRPAFFIKDLFVREAWRGHGLGRQLMRRIAALALERGYARIDWTAESGSPDTLRFYDAIGAQRREEKIFFRLNGENLRRLAEE; this comes from the coding sequence ATGACGGACATCCGCCTGCGGCTGGCCGGTGCTGAGGACATTCCGGCCATCGCCGGGCTGATCCGCGACATCGACCTGTATTACCGCTCGCCGGATGTCCAGACGGTCGAGGCGACCGAGGCTAAGCTGCGCCAGCATGATTTCGGCGGCACCGCCAAGTTCGAGATATTGCTGGCCGAGGCCGATGACGGCGAGGGCTGGCAGGCCGCCGGCATCGCCACGCTGGCGACGCTCTATTCCACCAACGCCTCGCGGCCGGCCTTCTTCATCAAGGATCTGTTCGTGCGGGAGGCCTGGCGCGGCCATGGGCTGGGCCGGCAGCTGATGCGCCGGATCGCGGCGCTGGCGCTGGAGCGCGGCTACGCCCGCATCGACTGGACGGCCGAATCCGGCAGCCCGGACACGCTGCGCTTCTACGATGCCATCGGCGCGCAGCGGCGGGAGGAGAAAATCTTCTTCCGCCTGAATGGTGAAAACCTGCGCAGGCTGGCGGAGGAATAA